The proteins below are encoded in one region of Parvicella tangerina:
- a CDS encoding helix-turn-helix domain-containing protein, with product MTQLVLSKQELSAKIGDRIKKIRHEKGISQAELGRMCEKDKQHIELIENNKVSPNIFTLYIIATALEIELKELLDIS from the coding sequence TTGACACAATTAGTGCTTTCAAAACAAGAATTATCAGCTAAAATTGGTGACCGAATTAAAAAGATTCGACACGAAAAAGGTATATCACAGGCTGAACTTGGAAGAATGTGTGAAAAAGATAAGCAACATATTGAACTGATAGAAAATAATAAAGTATCTCCGAACATCTTTACACTTTATATTATCGCAACTGCACTTGAAATTGAACTCAAA